The genomic region GGAATCATTTTGGACAGTAATAACAATTATCAGTTTGTTGCGCAAAATGAGACTCAGAAATTACGTTTTATTGCCGATGTATATGGAAAATCAACCATCGACCAGCTTTCTAAAAAACAGAAAGCAACAACGGCAGATGAACTTATTCATTATCTCTGTACGGATAAACAAAAGTTCGGAATTAATGAAAAGGAGATGGACAAGTCCACTGTACTAAAACTGATCAATATTCGTTATCAGATCTGGCTGAACAGTTATCAGAAATATATCTCAACCACAATCGCTGAAGATGTCAGCGATGCCACAGTTGCGGATATTATGGAAAATCTGGACAAATTATCAGGAATCAATGTAGAAGAAGAATCACTTCGTAAGTATGCTGACAGTAAATGTTTTGCAAATATTATCGGATATACCGGTCAGATCTCGCAGGAAGAGTATGATGCTTTAAGCGATGCCGATCAGGAACGATACAGCAAAACTGATACTGTAGGTAAGGCAGGACTTGAAAAGGCGATGGATTCTCAGCTTCAGGGTAAAAAAGGAAGCGAGAAACTCTATGTTAACAACGTAGGTAAAGTTATCAAAACCGTAAAAGGAACAAATCCGAAAGCCGGGAATGATCTTTATCTGACGATTGATGCCAATCTGCAGAAAGCTGCCTACAATATTCTCGAGCAGGAACTTGCAGGAGTTCTTCTCGCCAAAATTCAGAACTCTCTTGATTTTGACCGCAATAAGGTAGAAGATGGAAGTGACGTTATCATCCCGATCGGTGATGTATATAACGCAATGATCAATAATGATGTGCTTGACATGACACACTTTACGGATCCCGATGCCGGAGAAGCTGAAAAAGAAGTTGCCTCTGCATTTTCTATAAGAAAAGAAGAAGTTAAAAATACACTGACAAAAGTGCTGAATGATTCAAAAGCTGCCGCATACAAAGATCAGCCAAAAGAAGTCCAGGCGTATCTGACATACCTGGTATCTGATGTACTGACTAACGGTACAGGCGTCTTGATGTCAAAATCCATTGATACTAAAGATGCTACGTATAAAGCCTGGAAAGATGAAGAATCTATTAATGTTTATACGTATTTGAATTATGCAATTTCAAAGAACTGGATAGATACTTCTTTATTAAAAGACTATATAAAATCCAACGAACAATATTCCGATTCCGGAGAAGTATATCAGGGAATCATAAATTATATTCTGGATTATATAAATACCGATAACAATTTTGACAAACTGATCTACCGTTACATGATAAAATCAGGAACTATTACCGGCAGACAGATATGTATGATGTTATATGAGCAGAATATTCTGGATAAAAAAGATAATCAGTACGACAGCTTAAAAGCCGGAAGCATCGGTGCTTATGATTTTATCCGCAGCAAGATCCAATCACTGGAAATTACCCCGGGACAGCTTGGACTTGAACCATGTACCGGATCTTTAGTTGCAACAGATCCGAATACTGGTGAAGTACTGGCCTGTGTATCATATCCGGGATATGACAACAACCGTCTTGCAAATACTATGGACTCCGATTATTATAGTAAACTGCTTACAAATCAGTCTCGTCCATTTTATAATAATGCAACTCAGGAAAAAACAGCACCAGGTTCTACCTATAAGCCGTTATCTGCTATCACCGGTCTGACAGAAGGTGTTATTGATGTAAATACTTACCTTCCGTGCGCAGGTGTATATAAAAAAGTTACACCAAATCCAAAGTGCTGGATTTATCCGTCTGCTCATGGCAACCTGAATGTATCGCAGGGAATTCAACATTCTTGTAATGATTTCTTCTATGAAGTCGGATACAGACTTGGCCTTAACAGTACAGGGAATTCAAAATTAGATAATGATACTTCTGACGGAAAGAGTACTCAGAATTACTATTCAAGTGAAAGAGGAATTGCAAAACTGCAGAAATATGCAGAAGAATTCGGACTTGGAGATACTTCCGGTATGGAAATTCCGGAATCAGATCCGCAGATTTCCGATGACAACTCTGTATTATCCGCTATCGGACAGGGAACCAACAACTATACAACCAGTCAGCTGGCAAGATATATTACAGCTGTTGCAAATAAGGGTACTGTATATAATTTAAGTCTTTTAGACAAAGTGACTAATCCGAAGGGAAAGACAGTAAAAGATTATACACCGGAAGTAAAAAATAAAGTAACCGATGTATCATCTACTACATGGCAGGCAGTTCACGAAGGTATGAGAGCAGTGGTAACATCCGAAGACAAAGATATTTTCACAAAATTAAATGCCAGCGGTGTACAATTATCCGGTAAAACAGGAACAGCTCAGCAAAGTCAGACTCACCCAGATCATGGTCTTTTTGTAGGATTTGCTCCTAGTGACAGTCCACAGATTGCATTTGCAATACGTATCGCCAATGGTTACAGTTCAACTTTTGCAGCTGAAGTTGGTAATAATGTCATGGAGTATTATTATAAAGTTACTCCGGAAAATGAACTGATCACCGGAGAGGCTTCCAATATCGGAACTGGATCAAACGGTGGAGATTAAAGAAAGGATGATTCTATGTGAAAGATGATGTTCTCATCAAGAGCAACAAATACGGCATTACGATTTATTTTAATTCCGACAATTCATTTGAAGAATTGCTTGATGACGTAAAAAACAAATTTCAATCTGCCGCCAAATTTTTTAATCATGCAAAAATGGCGGTAGAATATGAAGGCCGTTCTTTCACAGAAGAAGAAGAGCGGCAGCTGACAAGAGCGATTGAATCAGCTGCCGGTATTGAAATACTATGCATTATTGAAAAGAATACTGCTACAGAACAAGTCCATAAAAAATTACTGGACGAAAGCCTTGAAGCTATCCATGAAAGGGACGGACAGTTCTATAAAGGTACATTAAGAGGAAGACAGGTTCTGGAGTCGGAACAGAGCATCGTGATCATCGGAGATGTTGAAGAGGGTGCAACGGTTGCATCAAAAGGAAATGTAATCGTGACAGGTACTATATACGGAACCGTGATTGCAGGTGCCGCCGGCAGGACAGATGCTGTCATAGCAGCACTCCATATGCAGCCTAAAAAACTGCGGATCGGAGGGATTAAAGTAAAACCAGTTATAGGAGGAAGTTATTCATGGGCGAAGTTATTGTAATTACATCAGGAAAAGGCGGTGTTGGAAAGACAACAACAACGGCAAATATAGGTGCAGGATTATCTAAGCTTGGCAAAAAGGTAGTGATTATTGATACTGATCTCGGTCTTCGCAACCTTGATGTTGTTATGGGCATGGAAAATCTGGTTGTATATAATCTTGTTGATGTTGTTGAGGGAAGCTGCCGGCTTAAACAGGCACTGATCAGAGACAGCCGATATGAGAATCTT from Dorea longicatena harbors:
- a CDS encoding penicillin-binding transpeptidase domain-containing protein, which encodes MYSLWERIKSGIAEFVQSRIFVLIIVFCITSAILVQRIFYLQIVKGQEYLDDYKLQIQKTKEIQGTRGNIYDRNGNLLAYNELAYSVTIEDNGSYDSIAQQNKVLNKTISSVIKMVESNGDTVINNFGIILDSNNNYQFVAQNETQKLRFIADVYGKSTIDQLSKKQKATTADELIHYLCTDKQKFGINEKEMDKSTVLKLINIRYQIWLNSYQKYISTTIAEDVSDATVADIMENLDKLSGINVEEESLRKYADSKCFANIIGYTGQISQEEYDALSDADQERYSKTDTVGKAGLEKAMDSQLQGKKGSEKLYVNNVGKVIKTVKGTNPKAGNDLYLTIDANLQKAAYNILEQELAGVLLAKIQNSLDFDRNKVEDGSDVIIPIGDVYNAMINNDVLDMTHFTDPDAGEAEKEVASAFSIRKEEVKNTLTKVLNDSKAAAYKDQPKEVQAYLTYLVSDVLTNGTGVLMSKSIDTKDATYKAWKDEESINVYTYLNYAISKNWIDTSLLKDYIKSNEQYSDSGEVYQGIINYILDYINTDNNFDKLIYRYMIKSGTITGRQICMMLYEQNILDKKDNQYDSLKAGSIGAYDFIRSKIQSLEITPGQLGLEPCTGSLVATDPNTGEVLACVSYPGYDNNRLANTMDSDYYSKLLTNQSRPFYNNATQEKTAPGSTYKPLSAITGLTEGVIDVNTYLPCAGVYKKVTPNPKCWIYPSAHGNLNVSQGIQHSCNDFFYEVGYRLGLNSTGNSKLDNDTSDGKSTQNYYSSERGIAKLQKYAEEFGLGDTSGMEIPESDPQISDDNSVLSAIGQGTNNYTTSQLARYITAVANKGTVYNLSLLDKVTNPKGKTVKDYTPEVKNKVTDVSSTTWQAVHEGMRAVVTSEDKDIFTKLNASGVQLSGKTGTAQQSQTHPDHGLFVGFAPSDSPQIAFAIRIANGYSSTFAAEVGNNVMEYYYKVTPENELITGEASNIGTGSNGGD
- the minC gene encoding septum site-determining protein MinC codes for the protein MKDDVLIKSNKYGITIYFNSDNSFEELLDDVKNKFQSAAKFFNHAKMAVEYEGRSFTEEEERQLTRAIESAAGIEILCIIEKNTATEQVHKKLLDESLEAIHERDGQFYKGTLRGRQVLESEQSIVIIGDVEEGATVASKGNVIVTGTIYGTVIAGAAGRTDAVIAALHMQPKKLRIGGIKVKPVIGGSYSWAKLL